In Phycisphaerales bacterium, one genomic interval encodes:
- a CDS encoding superoxide dismutase: protein MAFSLPDLPYATDALQPHIDAQTMEIHHGKHHAAYVSKLNAALEGHDALGNETIESICSDLNQVPEAIRGAVRNNGGGHYNHSLFWTIMAGGAHGGGEPTGSLADGINAAFGSFDGFKEKFAAAAATRFGSGWAWLCVSEGDGSLCVCSTPNQDNPLMKGFVDCPGRPLLGLDVWEHAYYLNYQNRRPDYITSWWNVVNWDAVAKRMLG from the coding sequence ATGGCATTTTCACTGCCTGATCTTCCCTACGCCACCGATGCACTTCAGCCACATATTGATGCACAAACCATGGAGATCCACCATGGAAAGCATCATGCAGCCTATGTCTCCAAACTAAATGCTGCTCTTGAGGGCCACGATGCACTGGGCAACGAGACCATTGAGTCAATTTGCAGCGATCTCAATCAGGTCCCAGAGGCAATTCGAGGTGCTGTACGGAATAATGGTGGTGGCCACTACAACCACTCCCTGTTCTGGACCATTATGGCTGGTGGCGCTCATGGCGGTGGCGAGCCGACCGGATCGCTCGCTGATGGCATCAACGCTGCGTTTGGTTCCTTTGATGGCTTCAAAGAGAAGTTTGCTGCTGCCGCTGCAACACGCTTTGGCTCAGGTTGGGCTTGGCTGTGTGTTTCTGAGGGTGACGGCAGCTTATGCGTCTGCTCAACGCCCAATCAAGACAACCCGCTTATGAAGGGCTTTGTTGACTGCCCCGGCCGACCACTGCTGGGACTCGATGTCTGGGAGCACGCTTACTACCTCAACTATCAAAACCGGCGTCCAGACTACATCACGAGCTGGTGGAATGTGGTCAACTGGGATGCCGTTGCCAAGCGCATGCTGGGATAG